From the genome of Sphingobacterium sp. UGAL515B_05:
TTTGCTATGCAGCAAGGTGCAAAAGTATTTTAAGTCGCAAAATGGGAGCGGAAGATTGGAACGATAGAATTCAGCAGATAATACCTGCAAATCAAATGAAAGAAAATGTCCAACGATTTGCGGTTTATATTTTTTGATGTCATGACTCAGTTTACGCAACACCTCTTTTTTCTTTTCGCCGTGCTTCATTAAAAAAGGGGGAGTCAATCCGTGTATTTGCTCTGAAGCGGGACTGATTGGTATTAGCGGTTCATAAATATATTTATTCGTACGTTTAACTTCATTGCGTTCTTCGTCAAAAATAATCCAAGCCAATTGCAATATATGCGGCCAGTTGTCGCTGTCGGTGTACTTTTTATTCCATTTTTTCGGCAACCCGGATGTTTCAGTATCTATGAATAACAAATATTTTTTCAAGGAAGTATTTATAATAAGTAATTAAAAGTAATCAAAATTTACTGTAAGCTGTAGATGCCGTTTAAATAAATTATCTTGTATAGGGCAACTGTCTTGGTTATGTGGCATAACAGTGCATAACAGTTCCTCCCATCAAATCATTTAATTTAGTTTTTGTAATACCTAAAAAGATACACAATGAATGCTGTTTTCGGAGTTATATTCCATTTTATAGGCGGTTTCGCGTCTGGTAGTTTTTATGTGCCGTATAAGAAAGTGAAAGGCTGGTCCTGGGAATCCATGTGGATATTAGGGGGACTTTTTTCATGGGTGATCGTTCCGCCGATAGCGGCAATGTTGACGATTCCAAATTTTGTGGAAATTATCCAAGATACGAATAGTTCCATTGTAGGCTACACTTTTTTATTTGGATTACTCTGGGGGATTGGGGGACTGACCTATGGACTTGGTGTACGTTACCTCGGGGTATCTTTGGGAAGTAGTATCATTTTGGGACTTAGCATGGTTTTTGGATCCTTGATGCCAAGTATTTATTATTTTTTCAATAAGACTGCAGGCAAACATGGTATAGACTATTTTTTTACAACACATTCCGGTATTTGTATTCTCATAGGACTTTTGGTGTGTGTGCTTGGTGTGTTTTTATGTGGGAAGGCTGGAGTGTCAAAGGAGAAGCATTTATCTGCATTATCATCTGAAAGCAAGTCTGATTACAATTTTGGGTTGGGTATCGTTGTGGCTATTATATCGGGGATATTAAGTGCTTGTTTCAATTTTGGAATAGAGGCAGGAAAGCCGATGGCTGATGTGGCTAACATCTTATGGAAGGCTACTCATCCAAATCAAGGAGAATTTCTCTATCAAAATAACGTCACCTATATTGTAATCCTTTGGGGTGGTTTTGTGACGAACTTTCTTTGGTGCCTTTACTTATTGTTTAAGAATAGAACTTTTGGGGATTATACAAAGTCCGATGTGCCAAAAGGCAAAAACTTCCTTTTATGTGCGATAGCGGGAACGACTTGGTATCTGCAGTTTTTCTTTTATGGTATGGGCGAAAGCCGTTTAGGAAATGGAGCCAGCTCCTGGATCTTGCATATGGCATTTATCATTCTCATTTCAAATGCTTGGGGTGTTGCACTCAAGGAATGGAAAGGTGTGGATCGTGCGACTTATCGTTCTATAATCGGAGGAATTGTAACCATTATCGTCTCTATTTGCATCGTAGGGTTTGCAAAGACATTAGAAAATTAATATTTAAATAAATATAGAAGAAGTGAAAACGTACAAACATGTCAATTACTTATGGGACGATGAGAAAGCTCAGGCACTAAGCGGTGATGAAGTAGCTTTACTGTTATATCGTTCGAATATTTTAGGTGCAGATTTAAGGATCACAAATTATGGCGGGGGAAATACCTCGTGCAAAGTTTCTGAAAAAGATCCTTTGACAGGTGAAGAAGTGGAGGTGATGTGGATCAAAGGCTCAG
Proteins encoded in this window:
- a CDS encoding 3'-5' exonuclease, with amino-acid sequence MKKYLLFIDTETSGLPKKWNKKYTDSDNWPHILQLAWIIFDEERNEVKRTNKYIYEPLIPISPASEQIHGLTPPFLMKHGEKKKEVLRKLSHDIKKYKPQIVGHFLSFDLQVLSAEFYRSNLPLPFCDLKYFCTLLHSKRYVRNPHMVHLPLSLLHESLFLALPENIHDAEKDAEITAKCYFEMIQRKDLSDQEILNQQTEFDNLF
- the rhaT gene encoding L-rhamnose/proton symporter RhaT, with the protein product MNAVFGVIFHFIGGFASGSFYVPYKKVKGWSWESMWILGGLFSWVIVPPIAAMLTIPNFVEIIQDTNSSIVGYTFLFGLLWGIGGLTYGLGVRYLGVSLGSSIILGLSMVFGSLMPSIYYFFNKTAGKHGIDYFFTTHSGICILIGLLVCVLGVFLCGKAGVSKEKHLSALSSESKSDYNFGLGIVVAIISGILSACFNFGIEAGKPMADVANILWKATHPNQGEFLYQNNVTYIVILWGGFVTNFLWCLYLLFKNRTFGDYTKSDVPKGKNFLLCAIAGTTWYLQFFFYGMGESRLGNGASSWILHMAFIILISNAWGVALKEWKGVDRATYRSIIGGIVTIIVSICIVGFAKTLEN